The genome window CTGGCCCACGCCCATGTGAACGTGAAGATGATCGACCAGGGCTCCAGTGAGCTGAACATCATCATCGGCGTGCGCAATCATGATTTTGAGGCGGCGATCCAGGCAATTTATGATATTTTTGTAAACACGCAGATATAGGCTACTTTTCTCCGGCGAAATATGGTAAAATAATAGATGTACAAAATGATAAAACAGGAGGCTGTACCATGAACGTTTTATTCTTTTTGAAGCCAAAGGCAGAGCTGGCTTACATCTATGATTACCATACCTTAAGACAGGCGATGGAGATTATGGAGTACCATAAATATTCCTCGGTACCAATCATTAACCGTGACGGCAAATACATAGGAAGTATCACAGAAGGAGATCTTCTCTGGGGGATTAAAGATCTGAACATTCTGAATATCAAAAACGCGGAGAACATTGCTGTCACGAAGATTCCGCGAAGAATGGACTATAAAGCCGTCCGCGTCGATTCCAAGATCGAAGATCTGATCATGCGGTCCATGGAACAGAATTTCGTACCGGTCGTCGATGACCAGGAGAACTTTATCGGCATCGTGACCCGGAAGGATATCATCGGTTTCTGTTACGACAGGTTAAAAAGTTGTGCCGAAAAATCTGCATAAAATCTAATAAAA of Roseburia hominis contains these proteins:
- a CDS encoding CBS domain-containing protein, which translates into the protein MNVLFFLKPKAELAYIYDYHTLRQAMEIMEYHKYSSVPIINRDGKYIGSITEGDLLWGIKDLNILNIKNAENIAVTKIPRRMDYKAVRVDSKIEDLIMRSMEQNFVPVVDDQENFIGIVTRKDIIGFCYDRLKSCAEKSA